One window of the Desulfobotulus mexicanus genome contains the following:
- the fusA gene encoding elongation factor G: MKYDIQKVRNIGISAHIDSGKTTLSERILYFTKRIHAIHDVKGKDGVGATMDSMELERERGITIASAATFCEWKGHDINLIDTPGHVDFTIEVERSLRVLDGAILVLCSVGGVQSQSITVDQQMKRYNVPCIAFVNKCDRTGASPDRVISQLREKLGHNAWSMQIPIGLENDHIGVVDLITMKAFYFDGDNGDDIREEEIPADLLEKAKQKREELIDAASLFSDELTEVILEEGEVTNEMLMDAIRQGTLLRQMTPVFMGSAYKNKGVQLLLDAVTALLPAPPDVRNEALDLDNAEEPIVLASETEKPVVALAFKLEDGAYGQLTYLRVYQGILEKGSTVINVRTGKKIKVGRLVRMHADQMEEIDKVPAGMIGAIFGVDCASGDTFADPSVNVSLTSMFVPKPVISLSIIPKDNKAQINMSKALNRFTKEDPTFNTFVDDETNETIIEGMGELHLEVYVERMKREYKAEVETGKPRVAYRETILQKAEFNYTHRKQTGGSGQYGRVAGYMEPLEDGEFEFVNNVTGGAIPTNFIPACEKGFKACMTKGPSLEFPVTGVRVVINDGASHAVDSSEMAFQAAARGAFLEGYAKAKPTVLEPIMKVVVETPNEFQGNVMGTINQRRGMIVGSSDEGPMSIIEAQVPLAEMFGYSTILRSGTQGKAQFTMEFATYRQVPVSVMEDIRKEVEELKKKRGK; encoded by the coding sequence ATGAAATACGATATCCAGAAAGTCCGGAACATCGGCATCAGCGCCCACATTGACTCCGGTAAGACCACCCTTTCCGAGCGCATTCTGTACTTTACCAAAAGAATTCACGCTATCCATGACGTCAAAGGTAAAGACGGTGTGGGTGCCACCATGGACTCCATGGAACTGGAGCGTGAACGTGGTATCACCATTGCCTCAGCAGCCACCTTCTGTGAGTGGAAGGGCCACGACATCAACCTCATTGACACACCGGGCCATGTGGACTTCACCATTGAAGTGGAACGTTCTCTCCGGGTTCTAGATGGTGCCATCCTTGTTCTCTGCTCCGTTGGCGGCGTTCAGTCCCAGTCCATTACGGTGGACCAGCAGATGAAACGCTACAACGTACCCTGCATCGCCTTTGTAAACAAATGTGACCGCACCGGTGCCAGTCCCGACCGTGTCATCTCACAGCTCAGGGAAAAACTGGGGCACAATGCCTGGTCCATGCAGATTCCCATAGGCCTTGAAAACGACCACATAGGTGTTGTGGATCTCATCACCATGAAGGCTTTCTATTTTGATGGTGACAATGGCGATGACATCCGTGAGGAAGAAATCCCTGCGGATCTTCTGGAAAAAGCAAAACAGAAACGTGAAGAACTCATTGATGCGGCCTCCCTTTTTTCCGATGAACTGACCGAAGTCATTCTTGAAGAAGGCGAAGTCACCAATGAAATGCTGATGGATGCCATCCGTCAGGGCACCCTGCTGCGTCAGATGACTCCTGTATTTATGGGTTCTGCTTATAAAAACAAAGGTGTTCAGCTCCTTCTGGATGCCGTCACTGCCCTTCTGCCTGCGCCTCCCGATGTCAGAAATGAGGCCCTTGACCTCGACAATGCGGAAGAACCCATTGTTCTTGCATCTGAAACGGAAAAACCCGTTGTGGCCCTGGCCTTTAAACTGGAAGACGGTGCCTATGGTCAGCTGACCTATCTGCGTGTCTATCAGGGCATACTGGAAAAAGGTTCCACGGTTATCAATGTGCGTACCGGTAAAAAAATCAAGGTGGGCCGTCTTGTGCGTATGCATGCGGATCAGATGGAAGAAATCGACAAGGTTCCAGCCGGCATGATCGGCGCCATTTTCGGCGTAGACTGTGCTTCCGGAGACACCTTTGCCGATCCTTCCGTCAACGTTTCCCTGACCTCCATGTTTGTTCCCAAGCCTGTTATCTCCCTGTCCATTATTCCCAAGGACAACAAGGCACAGATCAACATGTCAAAAGCCCTGAACCGCTTCACCAAGGAAGACCCCACCTTCAACACCTTTGTGGATGATGAAACCAACGAAACCATCATCGAGGGCATGGGCGAGCTTCATCTGGAAGTATACGTGGAGCGCATGAAGCGGGAATACAAGGCGGAAGTAGAAACTGGCAAGCCCCGCGTTGCCTACCGTGAAACCATCCTGCAGAAAGCCGAATTCAACTATACCCACAGAAAACAGACCGGTGGTTCCGGCCAGTATGGTCGTGTTGCCGGTTATATGGAGCCCCTTGAAGACGGTGAATTTGAATTTGTAAACAATGTCACCGGTGGTGCCATTCCCACCAACTTCATTCCAGCCTGTGAAAAAGGTTTTAAAGCCTGCATGACCAAGGGTCCATCCCTGGAATTCCCCGTTACCGGTGTCCGGGTTGTCATCAATGACGGTGCCTCCCATGCGGTGGACTCCTCTGAAATGGCTTTCCAGGCTGCTGCCCGCGGTGCCTTCCTTGAAGGCTACGCAAAAGCCAAACCTACGGTGCTGGAGCCCATCATGAAGGTGGTTGTGGAAACACCTAACGAGTTCCAGGGCAATGTCATGGGAACCATAAACCAGCGCAGGGGCATGATTGTAGGTTCTTCAGATGAAGGCCCCATGTCCATCATTGAGGCACAGGTTCCTTTGGCTGAAATGTTCGGCTACTCCACAATTCTCCGTTCCGGCACCCAGGGCAAGGCCCAGTTTACCATGGAATTTGCCACCTACCGTCAGGTACCTGTGTCCGTTATGGAAGATATTCGTAAAGAAGTGGAAGAGCTGAAGAAAAAAAGAGGCAAATAG
- the gspE gene encoding type II secretion system ATPase GspE codes for MRESLVEKLALSLGCRRELVTDLLHQTEEGLVEGLLKNRAGDEEAVLMAVSAAFGIPFLRQPELDTGEMEFARKIPIQFLKRHLLLPLIHEKKVAMHDPASLEAAGDLCPLLGIGPLSPVLAPKARILAAINRAYDETRGSVEELAQNLDEESGESILSEIEEAADLLDDNNDAPIIKLVNHIIAQAVKANASDIHIEPYQDRFVIRYRMDGMLYELMRPAKWMQSPLASRIKIMAKLNIAEKRLPQDGRLEVKIGGQSVDVRISTVPTAFGERVVLRLLNKANTLLGLSDFGMSEDTYAALNRLIHLPNGIILVTGPTGSGKTTTLYAALAEINREDVNIVTIEDPVEYRISGIGQIQVNPKIGLTFAKGLRSIVRQDPDVILVGEIRDQETAEIAVQSALTGHLVFSTLHTNDSASAITRLVDIGIEPFLIASAVKAVMAQRLVRILCPECKAAYQPLPEEIDTLGPDAECLRGHELYQPRGCPACLQSGYKGRMSIYEIMEMDSTLKKLVLKTSDSNPIQNAAVRAGMITLRKDGIRKIREGLTTIAEVLRVT; via the coding sequence ATGCGTGAGTCTCTGGTGGAAAAACTGGCACTTTCCCTGGGATGCCGCAGGGAGCTTGTCACAGATCTTCTGCATCAGACTGAAGAAGGGCTGGTGGAGGGCCTGCTGAAAAACCGGGCCGGAGATGAAGAAGCTGTGCTCATGGCGGTTTCCGCTGCCTTTGGTATTCCATTTCTTCGGCAACCGGAGCTGGATACAGGAGAAATGGAATTTGCACGAAAGATCCCCATTCAATTTTTAAAACGGCACCTGCTTCTTCCCCTTATACATGAGAAGAAGGTTGCCATGCATGACCCTGCATCCCTTGAGGCAGCAGGTGATCTATGCCCCCTTCTGGGTATTGGTCCCCTTTCTCCGGTGCTGGCCCCTAAAGCCCGCATCCTTGCCGCCATCAACCGGGCCTATGATGAGACCAGGGGATCTGTGGAAGAGCTGGCCCAGAATCTGGATGAAGAATCCGGAGAATCCATACTTAGCGAGATTGAAGAAGCTGCAGACCTTCTCGATGACAACAATGATGCCCCTATTATCAAGCTGGTGAACCATATAATCGCTCAGGCCGTTAAAGCCAATGCCTCGGATATTCACATTGAGCCATATCAGGACCGTTTTGTGATCCGTTACCGTATGGACGGTATGCTTTATGAGCTGATGCGACCTGCCAAATGGATGCAGTCACCGCTGGCTTCCCGAATTAAAATCATGGCAAAACTCAATATTGCTGAAAAGCGATTGCCCCAGGATGGCCGTCTGGAGGTGAAAATCGGGGGACAGTCCGTGGATGTACGTATCTCCACGGTTCCCACGGCATTCGGTGAAAGGGTGGTCTTACGTCTGCTCAACAAGGCCAACACCCTGCTTGGCCTTTCGGATTTCGGCATGTCAGAGGATACCTATGCTGCCCTCAACCGCCTCATCCATCTTCCCAACGGTATAATTCTGGTTACCGGTCCCACGGGGAGCGGCAAAACAACTACCCTGTATGCAGCCCTGGCAGAAATCAACCGCGAGGATGTAAATATTGTAACCATTGAGGATCCTGTGGAATACCGGATTTCCGGCATAGGTCAGATTCAGGTGAATCCTAAAATAGGGCTTACCTTTGCCAAGGGTCTGCGCTCCATTGTGCGTCAGGATCCGGATGTGATTCTTGTCGGGGAAATCCGGGATCAGGAAACAGCTGAAATAGCAGTGCAGTCTGCCCTGACAGGGCATCTGGTTTTTTCCACCCTGCATACCAATGATTCGGCCAGTGCCATTACCCGCCTTGTGGATATAGGTATTGAACCCTTTCTCATTGCTTCGGCCGTCAAGGCGGTTATGGCCCAGCGTCTGGTGCGTATCCTCTGCCCGGAGTGCAAGGCTGCCTATCAGCCCCTTCCCGAGGAAATTGATACCCTGGGGCCGGATGCGGAATGTCTCAGGGGGCATGAGCTTTATCAGCCCAGAGGATGCCCTGCCTGTTTGCAGTCAGGATACAAGGGCCGCATGAGCATTTACGAGATCATGGAGATGGACAGTACCCTGAAAAAGCTGGTATTAAAAACATCGGACTCCAATCCCATCCAGAATGCAGCTGTGAGAGCTGGAATGATCACCCTGCGTAAAGACGGTATCAGGAAAATCAGGGAAGGTCTTACCACCATTGCCGAAGTGCTGCGGGTGACCTGA
- the gspD gene encoding type II secretion system secretin GspD: MILTPVKFLKARCLLMPFFCLLLFFAATFPVYGESRQVNIDFNDVEITVFIKYISEVTGKNFVIDNRVRGKITIVSPGAVSVDEAWDIFESVLDVHGFAAMPSGGIYKVVTQPDARTKAMHTNFGDAWLTDSDRLITQIIPLQYAEPEELRRLFAPLVSKTSVLLSYASSRMLIVTDVESNIRRILEIVKYIDVRDKGREIRILTLAHADAAELVSTLEAVFRQTRREEGRSVTEDTVKFVADKRTNTLIILASMVDLERVVPLVEKLDSALPKGRGRVHVYYLENAVSEDLAKVLQSMVGRGGAAGSTTAGGTETVVSSNVTVTSDQATNSLVIMANQGDHAVLADVINRLDIPRAMVLIEALIVEVAVSSTFGLGTEWAAGDTFSKGNADAAFGGGFSGTGGTSAWSSTLGMAKTGMLPSGFSVGVAAAPLVLKSGGREISFPNLGAVIQAFASDRNSHILATPQITTLDNREASITVGRNIPYLIRSATGDNTYNNYEYKDVGVQLKITPQISKEGLIRLDISQEVTRLLSAAGNLNELPTTLKRSIDTTVLVRDRNTVVIGGLIDDSFSESTYKVPCLGDIPGLRMLFSSRGREQEKTNLFVFITPHIIRTVEDGNRLTGDRLETINELSPTVIPLYEKNQKNKTMPPPMPMPKEPAPAESSAPETGEGEGSSDA; encoded by the coding sequence ATGATTCTGACGCCAGTAAAATTTTTAAAAGCCCGATGCCTTTTGATGCCTTTTTTCTGTCTGCTGCTTTTTTTTGCGGCAACCTTTCCGGTTTATGGTGAAAGCAGGCAGGTAAACATTGATTTCAACGATGTGGAGATCACTGTTTTTATAAAATACATCAGCGAAGTTACAGGCAAAAACTTTGTAATTGATAACCGTGTGAGGGGCAAGATCACCATTGTTTCTCCGGGGGCGGTGAGTGTGGATGAAGCTTGGGACATTTTTGAATCCGTGCTGGATGTCCACGGCTTTGCAGCCATGCCCTCGGGAGGTATTTATAAAGTTGTAACCCAGCCCGATGCCCGGACCAAAGCAATGCACACCAATTTCGGAGATGCCTGGCTGACGGACAGCGATCGCCTGATCACCCAGATCATTCCCCTGCAGTACGCAGAACCCGAAGAGCTGCGCAGGCTCTTTGCCCCCCTTGTTTCCAAAACCAGCGTACTCCTGTCCTATGCCTCCAGCCGTATGCTAATCGTGACGGATGTGGAATCCAACATTCGTAGAATCCTTGAAATTGTAAAGTATATTGATGTGAGGGACAAGGGCAGGGAGATCCGCATTCTTACCCTGGCCCATGCTGATGCCGCAGAGCTGGTCAGTACCCTTGAAGCCGTATTCCGTCAGACCCGCCGGGAGGAAGGCAGGAGTGTCACTGAAGATACTGTGAAATTTGTTGCTGATAAAAGGACCAATACGCTGATTATTCTGGCCAGTATGGTGGATCTGGAACGGGTGGTGCCCCTTGTGGAAAAGCTGGACAGTGCCCTGCCCAAGGGCCGGGGCAGGGTCCATGTGTATTACCTTGAAAATGCCGTATCCGAAGACCTTGCCAAAGTACTCCAGAGCATGGTGGGCAGAGGAGGAGCAGCAGGCAGCACAACAGCTGGTGGAACTGAGACTGTGGTCTCTTCCAATGTCACCGTAACTTCGGATCAGGCCACCAACAGTCTTGTGATCATGGCCAATCAGGGGGACCATGCGGTACTGGCCGATGTTATAAACCGCCTGGATATTCCGCGGGCCATGGTGCTGATTGAGGCTCTGATTGTGGAAGTTGCCGTCAGCAGTACCTTTGGACTGGGTACGGAGTGGGCAGCAGGAGACACCTTTTCCAAAGGTAATGCCGATGCGGCCTTTGGTGGCGGTTTTTCAGGAACCGGCGGGACCTCTGCCTGGTCCAGCACCCTTGGCATGGCAAAAACGGGCATGCTGCCCAGCGGTTTTTCCGTAGGTGTGGCCGCAGCCCCCCTTGTTCTGAAGTCCGGTGGCAGGGAAATATCCTTTCCCAATCTTGGTGCTGTTATTCAGGCCTTTGCCTCAGACAGAAATTCCCACATTTTAGCTACGCCCCAGATCACCACCCTTGATAACAGGGAGGCCAGCATCACCGTGGGCAGGAATATCCCCTACCTGATCAGATCCGCCACCGGTGACAATACCTACAACAATTATGAATACAAAGATGTAGGCGTGCAGTTGAAAATTACGCCGCAGATCAGCAAGGAAGGACTGATCCGCCTGGATATTTCCCAGGAAGTGACAAGACTTCTCTCTGCCGCAGGAAATCTCAACGAACTGCCCACCACCCTTAAGCGCAGCATTGATACAACGGTACTGGTACGGGATCGCAATACCGTTGTCATAGGTGGTTTAATTGATGACAGTTTTTCAGAATCCACATACAAGGTTCCCTGTCTGGGAGATATTCCCGGGCTTCGCATGCTTTTCAGCAGCAGGGGGAGAGAGCAGGAAAAAACCAATCTCTTTGTTTTTATCACTCCCCATATCATCCGTACCGTAGAGGATGGTAATCGTCTTACAGGAGACCGGCTGGAGACTATCAATGAACTCTCCCCCACGGTTATTCCCCTTTACGAAAAGAATCAGAAAAACAAAACAATGCCGCCACCCATGCCGATGCCCAAGGAGCCTGCACCAGCTGAGAGCTCAGCACCCGAAACCGGAGAAGGTGAAGGAAGTTCTGATGCGTGA
- the gspC gene encoding type II secretion system protein GspC: protein MAKYLFFLWNLLLVPIGAYAAVSLGYGMLSEKLHARTELSETLTPDSAEILRPGREHSRKDAAAYAVIYEKNLFGTLATKKEEEAPAIDLDALKRTSLRLKLWGTIASENSRQAFAVIEDTTKRVQELYRVGDKIQDATVRMIFRQKVVLTRRGQDEVLEMDPEEGQRSVDPEIRQPAFSGAATQEISRQMIDESMQDINTLMRQIRIRPNFEDGKPAGLRVDRLRSDSIFRELGLENGDVIKGVNGRDIQSVDDALTFYEQLRNATSVSLQVERRGAPQTLSYTIRN, encoded by the coding sequence ATGGCAAAATATCTCTTTTTTTTATGGAACCTTCTGCTGGTTCCCATAGGCGCCTATGCTGCGGTATCTCTGGGATACGGTATGCTGTCTGAAAAGCTCCATGCCCGAACGGAACTGTCTGAAACTCTAACTCCGGATTCTGCGGAAATACTTCGGCCGGGGCGGGAGCATTCCCGGAAAGATGCGGCCGCCTATGCCGTAATTTATGAAAAAAATCTTTTCGGTACCCTTGCAACGAAAAAGGAAGAAGAAGCCCCTGCCATTGATCTGGATGCACTCAAACGTACCAGCCTTCGTTTAAAGTTGTGGGGCACCATTGCTTCTGAAAACAGCAGGCAAGCCTTTGCCGTTATTGAAGATACAACAAAAAGAGTGCAGGAACTCTACCGTGTGGGGGATAAAATTCAGGATGCCACGGTCCGCATGATTTTCCGGCAGAAGGTAGTGCTGACCCGCAGGGGCCAGGACGAGGTCCTGGAAATGGACCCCGAGGAAGGACAGCGGAGTGTGGATCCGGAAATACGCCAGCCGGCTTTTTCCGGAGCTGCAACCCAGGAAATTTCAAGACAGATGATTGATGAATCCATGCAGGATATCAATACTCTCATGCGCCAGATACGGATTCGTCCCAATTTTGAGGATGGAAAACCTGCGGGTCTGCGGGTGGACCGCCTGCGTTCGGATTCCATTTTCCGGGAGCTGGGCCTTGAAAACGGCGATGTGATCAAGGGAGTCAATGGCAGGGATATCCAGTCTGTGGATGATGCCCTGACCTTTTATGAGCAACTGAGAAATGCCACTTCCGTTTCCCTTCAGGTGGAACGCAGGGGTGCGCCCCAGACCCTTTCCTATACCATCAGAAACTGA
- the gspN gene encoding type II secretion system protein GspN codes for MKSFLKLSAWLFYILGTVLFFVYLLFPADALRIFAEKELHKRTGVVFQVSSLSLVFPLKISMGNSTIEGRKGFSLKAEKADLSPSFTAFFRGQAGGKLSLRTLGGDISAVMRMPMSSPLEARGQMQLSNLDMDALLALSPQPLPFGVQGRVSGRFIWEPVEEKLGVRGNLDISGGDLLVDFPMGEFPAIRLNSVQLESQLEKGRLEIENILVSGSFGTLHLAGSITGVLGPSGRLNLSGGIRPDSVFLQQLTRMGGIGPMVSRFAGQREIPVRIAGTLESPQLTLAGIRL; via the coding sequence ATGAAGTCCTTTTTAAAGCTGAGCGCATGGCTATTCTATATTCTTGGAACAGTACTTTTTTTTGTCTATCTGCTGTTTCCGGCGGATGCCTTACGCATATTCGCGGAAAAAGAGCTGCACAAAAGAACAGGCGTGGTGTTTCAGGTAAGTAGTCTTTCCCTGGTTTTTCCTTTGAAAATTTCCATGGGAAACAGCACCATTGAGGGCAGAAAAGGTTTCAGTCTCAAGGCGGAAAAAGCAGATCTGAGTCCTTCCTTTACTGCCTTTTTCAGGGGACAGGCAGGGGGAAAACTCAGTCTTCGTACCCTCGGAGGTGATATTTCTGCTGTCATGCGCATGCCCATGTCTTCTCCCCTTGAGGCCAGAGGGCAGATGCAGCTTTCCAACCTGGATATGGATGCCCTTCTGGCCCTTTCTCCACAGCCGCTTCCCTTCGGAGTACAGGGACGGGTATCCGGGCGTTTCATCTGGGAGCCTGTGGAAGAAAAACTTGGAGTACGGGGAAATCTGGACATCAGCGGCGGGGATCTGCTTGTGGATTTTCCCATGGGTGAATTTCCAGCTATACGTTTAAACTCGGTTCAACTTGAAAGCCAGTTGGAAAAAGGACGTCTGGAAATAGAAAACATTCTGGTTTCAGGAAGTTTCGGTACCCTGCATCTTGCAGGAAGCATCACCGGAGTTCTGGGACCATCCGGCCGTCTCAATCTTTCCGGGGGTATTCGTCCGGATTCGGTCTTTTTACAGCAGCTGACCCGCATGGGGGGAATTGGTCCCATGGTCAGCAGGTTTGCAGGTCAGCGGGAAATACCCGTTCGCATTGCAGGAACCCTTGAAAGTCCGCAACTTACCCTTGCGGGCATACGGCTTTAG
- the gspM gene encoding type II secretion system protein GspM, with translation MFSFPFSFSTRENKILMAAGVLVLVMLMDLMIFSPVRDWRNRLDRSISVKSETLEELQALSLRYRNLQGSDQGAAETLAARQQDFTLFGFLERVAGETGVKRNIASMKPGSSEDRTTGMRFSVVEMRLEDVSMTDLTRLLFRLETARENIQIRSLSITRKGGREPATLSVVLNAQTIAG, from the coding sequence ATGTTTTCATTTCCGTTTTCATTTTCCACAAGGGAAAATAAAATTCTCATGGCAGCCGGTGTGCTGGTACTGGTCATGCTGATGGACCTGATGATCTTTTCACCTGTGCGGGACTGGCGCAACCGTCTGGACCGCAGCATAAGCGTTAAAAGTGAAACCCTGGAAGAACTTCAGGCCCTTAGCCTGCGTTACCGCAATCTGCAGGGCAGTGATCAGGGGGCTGCAGAAACCCTTGCCGCCCGGCAGCAGGATTTTACCCTTTTTGGATTTCTGGAGCGTGTAGCCGGAGAAACCGGGGTGAAAAGAAACATTGCTTCCATGAAACCGGGCAGCAGCGAAGACCGGACAACGGGAATGCGGTTTTCCGTAGTGGAGATGCGGCTGGAAGATGTAAGTATGACGGATCTCACCCGCCTTCTTTTCCGCCTGGAAACCGCACGCGAAAATATTCAGATCCGCTCCCTGTCCATTACACGGAAGGGCGGAAGGGAGCCTGCCACCCTTTCCGTTGTTCTCAATGCCCAGACCATTGCCGGATGA
- a CDS encoding PilN domain-containing protein, whose translation MSHAFLALEIADHGVRAFSFVREKGGRICLGKTAFRVPGEDESLESAALHVLETVEAEKGEVQLYLPVWDFMARNMRLPFRGAGKIAQILPMEMGGGLGISPEAFEVHFLETSKMAGSTEVFALALENTRHEHLIRVLGDAGFFVSSLDVSHLAAARAMALMEGQTGSWAFVDTRGALLLMDGDRPLGVRLLPSAQQGEEPFIDAVFSALTELGTLRFPDHTPEFLRLVGPQALSLEGPLAEKTGITVKCPDPDSVKGPDPQGLLTEDYGGLRGVLAAFTGSRKKAGLRFRERGWRWDHFFAAHGKSLAISGFSTFFVLLVLVAHVFLDIQRLNKTDQRLDAEIRRVFTTTLPGVTRIVDPLHQMRTHLGDLEKASAFAASGSGDHRMVDILKALTEGAPEGAPMNFSRLAITGDHLTLSGDTDTYNNVDGLKNRLSAHALFSGVTITRAAADQEEGRIHFNLRVDLR comes from the coding sequence ATGTCCCATGCCTTTCTTGCATTAGAAATCGCTGATCATGGCGTAAGAGCCTTCTCCTTTGTTCGTGAAAAGGGAGGCCGCATCTGTCTTGGCAAAACCGCCTTTCGTGTTCCCGGAGAAGATGAGTCCCTGGAATCTGCGGCTTTACATGTGCTGGAGACTGTAGAGGCGGAAAAGGGTGAGGTGCAGCTGTATCTGCCGGTATGGGACTTTATGGCCCGGAATATGCGGTTGCCCTTTCGGGGCGCAGGGAAAATTGCTCAGATTCTGCCCATGGAAATGGGAGGCGGCCTGGGGATTTCCCCGGAAGCCTTTGAGGTTCATTTTCTTGAAACATCTAAGATGGCCGGCAGTACTGAGGTTTTCGCCCTTGCACTGGAAAATACACGCCATGAACATCTGATCCGGGTCCTTGGGGATGCCGGATTTTTTGTATCCTCCCTTGATGTATCCCATCTGGCTGCGGCCAGGGCAATGGCCCTTATGGAGGGACAGACCGGCAGCTGGGCCTTTGTGGATACCCGTGGAGCCCTGCTCCTCATGGACGGAGACAGGCCCCTTGGTGTCCGGCTGCTTCCCTCTGCACAACAGGGAGAAGAGCCTTTTATTGATGCGGTGTTTTCAGCCCTGACTGAGCTGGGGACATTGCGTTTTCCGGATCATACACCTGAGTTTCTACGCCTTGTCGGGCCACAGGCTCTGTCCCTTGAAGGGCCGCTTGCGGAAAAAACAGGCATCACCGTAAAATGCCCTGATCCTGATTCGGTCAAAGGTCCTGACCCTCAGGGGCTTCTGACGGAAGATTATGGGGGCCTGCGCGGGGTACTGGCCGCCTTTACAGGCTCCCGCAAAAAAGCCGGGCTGCGTTTTCGGGAAAGGGGCTGGCGCTGGGATCATTTTTTTGCTGCCCATGGAAAGTCTCTTGCCATATCCGGTTTTTCCACCTTTTTTGTTCTGCTTGTTCTGGTTGCCCATGTTTTTCTGGATATACAAAGGTTAAATAAGACAGATCAGCGGCTGGATGCGGAGATCCGCAGAGTCTTTACCACCACCCTTCCCGGTGTAACCCGTATTGTGGATCCTCTGCATCAGATGCGAACCCATCTTGGTGACCTTGAAAAGGCATCGGCCTTTGCTGCAAGTGGTTCCGGAGACCATCGTATGGTGGATATTCTGAAAGCCCTGACCGAAGGTGCTCCCGAGGGAGCACCCATGAATTTCTCCCGCCTTGCCATTACAGGGGATCACTTGACCCTTTCCGGTGATACCGATACCTATAATAATGTTGATGGCCTTAAAAACCGGCTTTCAGCCCATGCCCTTTTTTCCGGGGTAACCATTACACGGGCTGCTGCGGATCAGGAAGAAGGCAGAATTCATTTTAATCTACGGGTGGATTTACGATAG